A window of Desulforegulaceae bacterium genomic DNA:
ATAAAATTTTAAAAAATATTACTTAATAAAAATTGATTCTTCTTTTTCAGCCCACTTTCCACAGATGTCCTTTCAATTTTTACAATTTTTCTTGCTATCGTTTTTTCTGAAATTAGCCTTGGTTACTCCAACATTTATTTTTGAAATTTTCCAAAATTTTCGGCTTTTTGCCTTAATTGAAAATTTCCAGCAGTCATTTCCATGAGTTTCAGTTAAGATAATTACTGCAAATTTTTTAAATAATTCTCCAAAAACGATAGCAAGAAAACTGTTATTTTTTTGAAGACATCTGCGGAAAGAAAGTTTCAGCGTTTGTCTGAACAAATAGATTATTTTTATACATAATTTGAAGATTAAATATTCTTCCTATTTATAAAACCTAGATAAAATTAAATCACCTGTTCTTCTCAGCTCAAAATGTACCTATAATTCGATATACTTATATAAATTTGTTAAAAATACTCTTTTAAAATCCACTCTTTTCCAGAAAAAAGATAATATATAAATAATATTCATATTATCCCACTAAAATTTATTCAAGCGAAGGTTTGTCTATGAGTTCAGTGTTAATTTTTTTTATTGGAGTATTAATACTCATTTATATTTTTGGTCAGAGAAAAGATGAAAAAAGTACTCGATTATTGAAGGAAACTAAAAATTGCGAAGTAATAAGTGAACTGAAAGAACCTGTAAATTATAAAATAATACGTGAGTTTGTTCAAAAATATAAAAGAGAACCTTCAAGAAGTGAACTCCAAGATCTAAAAAAGATGATTCATACTAAGAAAAATGAGAGTAAAATTAGTAACGAATCTTTAAGGATGTTCATAAACTCAGAACTGGAGAAGTTAGACGAAAGTAAATTGCTGGATGAGGGTTGTAGACTGTCAAAAGAGGGAAAAATCGAAGAAGCCATAAAGTGTTACGATATAGCAATCTCAGCCAATCCAAAAAATGTATATGCTTGGTATAACAAAGGAAACACACTTCTTAACATGGGCAGATATCAAGAAGCTATGCATTGTTTTAAAAAAGTAAAAAATATTGATTCTAAATTATATACTCAACTATATTCGGAAAAAGATGAAGCTAGGAATTTGATTAATATTAGTTGGGAATTATCATTAAAAGAAAAATATGATGAAGCTATAGAATATTGTGGTAGAGCAGTCTCAGTAGATCATAGATATGCAGACGATGCAGCTAGGAAAATAAGTAGCATAGGTTATAGATTGTCAGATGAAGGGAAGTATGAAGAAGCTATAAAATTTTACAATAAAGCGATCTTAGCTAATCCAATGTATGCAAATGATGTCGCTACCACATTAATGGAAATTAGCTGGAGATTATCAGGTGAAGGAAAACATAATGAAGCTAAAATATTTTATAATCTAGCGATTTCGTTTAATCACAATTGTGCATCCACTGTGGCTAGTGAATATTTCCATAAAGGTTGTACACTGTCAAATGAAGGAAAATATGGAGAGGCTATAAAATACTATGATAGAGCAACCTCAATTAACCCCAACTTTAAAAGAGCTTGGTCTAATAAAGGAAATACCTATCGTAAGATGGGTGCACACTCAGAAACTAAAACTTGCTTTGAAAAAGTAAAAGCTATTGATGAAGTAAACCTTCAAAAAAGAGAAGCGGCTAAGAGAAAAATTGATAATAAATTAATGGAAGAGAAACAAAATTTGGAAGAAAAATTTAAAGTAATTTTAAATAAAAATCCAGCTACACTTGAGGAGTTTGTCCAGTATTTTTTATCAACCTACCTACATAATTATCCAGAACATATAAATGAATTTAAAAGATTGCTTTATTTATCCCAAAAAAGAACCTCTGATGAAATTGAAGAAGCAATAAAATCTTATTTTACAAATATCATCTCTCTTGAAGGAATGGGTGACTCCTTTCACATTTTTGAATCAACATATAATTTTGGGCTGATTTACGAGTTCGCGAAAAAATATGATACCCATTTTGAGAAATCAGACCTTGAGAAGCTAAACAAACTTCTAGTTCAAAGAGGGACAAGATTTCACGATATTAAGGTATTGGAAGATCTTGTTACTTGTGCTATAAAAAAACAAAATTATGTAAATTTTAAGAAAGAAATGTTAGCACCACATCCTTCAAATGAGACACAATTAATAAAGCAGTTTATAAAAGTGTCTAAAAATGATATAGATGCTAATATGGATATGTTTTTTATGCTTTTATTAGAGCTTGAGATCACAAATCCATCTCTAGTAGAGATTAAAATGTTAAATCTAACTTTAGATGAATTTAAAGAACTTATGAGTACTAAAATCTTTGGTGTGAGTCTGATTTCTGATGCAAATGAAAGATTCACAATTAATGATGTTGACAATATGGATGGTTACGAGTTTGAAAATTTCATAGGCTCACTTTATGAAAAAATGGGATATTTAGTTGAACAAACTCCAAAATCAGGTGATCAAGGAGCAGACCTTATAATAACCAAGTTTGGTGAGAGAACTGCTGTACAAACTAAAAACTATAGAGAAAACGTCTCAAATAAAGCAGTCCAAGAAGTGGTAGCCTCTCAGGCTTTTCATAAGTGCACTTCTTGTAGTGTTGTAACAAATAGCTACTTTACAAAATCTGCAATGGAATTAGGGAATGCTAATGGTATTAAACTAGTCGATAGAGAAGAACTTAAAGTTTTAATTGACAAATATATGTAAGTATTTTCTAATGTGTGATGAGTTTTATTCTTCTAATTTTTCACTTATTTTTTGTTACGTCCGTGAATTTTACTAAAAGGTATAAAATAATTGCTATTTTACAACTCTTTCACAACTTCCATTGATGCCATTTTACTAAAAGATGCAAAATTTACAATTTCTCTTGATATCGTTTTTCTATTTTACCTGTAAATTTACATTTTTACATTTTACAGTAAAAACATACACATTTTACCTTTGACTTGAAACCAAAGCCTACCACTTATTCACTCTATCTAGAACATGAGAGTTAAGAGTAAACGGCTTATCTGACATAGCATTTTGCTTCATATAATGCAATGTGCCTTGGAAAACCTTAGTTTCTTCCAGTCAACATAAGAAATACTCAGAATCTTTTGCCTTATGTCATAGGAATCAATCCTCTCAATCCCATATTCAGGTTTAACAAAGTCCAGTTTTTCCTTTTTGCTAGTGAGATAATGGGCTAATTCCCTTACCTTCAAAAAGATAACATAACTCCAGGTGCTTTCTTTCCCTTGGTAACTTACTTTTTTGTTCAGTATATTGGAAAACTTATTAACATCTTCCTGGC
This region includes:
- a CDS encoding tetratricopeptide repeat protein, with translation MSSVLIFFIGVLILIYIFGQRKDEKSTRLLKETKNCEVISELKEPVNYKIIREFVQKYKREPSRSELQDLKKMIHTKKNESKISNESLRMFINSELEKLDESKLLDEGCRLSKEGKIEEAIKCYDIAISANPKNVYAWYNKGNTLLNMGRYQEAMHCFKKVKNIDSKLYTQLYSEKDEARNLINISWELSLKEKYDEAIEYCGRAVSVDHRYADDAARKISSIGYRLSDEGKYEEAIKFYNKAILANPMYANDVATTLMEISWRLSGEGKHNEAKIFYNLAISFNHNCASTVASEYFHKGCTLSNEGKYGEAIKYYDRATSINPNFKRAWSNKGNTYRKMGAHSETKTCFEKVKAIDEVNLQKREAAKRKIDNKLMEEKQNLEEKFKVILNKNPATLEEFVQYFLSTYLHNYPEHINEFKRLLYLSQKRTSDEIEEAIKSYFTNIISLEGMGDSFHIFESTYNFGLIYEFAKKYDTHFEKSDLEKLNKLLVQRGTRFHDIKVLEDLVTCAIKKQNYVNFKKEMLAPHPSNETQLIKQFIKVSKNDIDANMDMFFMLLLELEITNPSLVEIKMLNLTLDEFKELMSTKIFGVSLISDANERFTINDVDNMDGYEFENFIGSLYEKMGYLVEQTPKSGDQGADLIITKFGERTAVQTKNYRENVSNKAVQEVVASQAFHKCTSCSVVTNSYFTKSAMELGNANGIKLVDREELKVLIDKYM